Within the Candidatus Borreliella tachyglossi genome, the region GTGTAGCAAGAATTCAATGACCTTTTTATATTCAATTAAAACCCTAAATATCTAGAGGTATAAACCTTTAAAAGGAAATGCATTGCAAACATCGTTATAAAAATTAAATGCATATAGCTATAAGTTACAACAACTATGTTATGATATAGTTGTTGTAACTCTTATAGTTTAAATCTTGTCTAAAGCCTCTACTTAACGCATTGATACCAAGTATTTATGATAATCTTTCTCAGTAGCTGGGACAATAATGTCCCCATTGATTATTTTTTCAGTAATATTTCCTACTTCCTTTTCAAGATCTAAAGAGATTATCTCAAGATTTTTTGGATTTTTTATGTATTCCACAAAGCCTTCTTTAAGTCCATAGTTTATAATACGGCCACCCTCAAAAATATTTTTTTTAAAATAATTAGAAGTTAAAAAGTGTATACTTTTGTCAGCACTAGCGATTGCACATACAATAATATTATCAGGTGCAACGTCAAAGTCGCCGAGATTACTCCCAATAGCATAATACCCCTCACCACGTTCCTTGGCAGCCTCAAAAACACCAAGTTTACTAGGACCTGCAACAACTAAAACGATATCTATTCCATCGTTGTACATTTTATTTGTCATGGTTTTCGCAGCCTCTGCATCATTATAGCTACCAACATAGTCACTATTGATATTAATATGTTTGTTCGCATACTTAGCACCAGCTTCATATCCATACCTAAATGAATCAATGACTTCACTGCTCATTGCACCTATAAAACCAAGCTTACCCGTCTTAGAGACCCGAGATGCAATAAATCCTACTAAAAAGGCTCCTTCTTCAAATCTAAAAGACACAGATACCAAATTATCAGGAATAGAATCAGACTTATCATAAACACCATCTATGATTGCATATTTGATGTCTGGATTTTCCAAAGCAACAGTTATGGAAGGAGCACTAAGTTGATATCCAAGCAACCATATAAAATTTGATCCATTATCCTTTAATGCCTCAAGATCGGCCAAATAAGTCTCAGTTTTAGATTCTTTAGGAACAACTTCAATCCCCAATTCTTTACCCGCTTTATTAGCACCCCTTAAAGCATACTCACTAAAGCCTTTATCTTCAAAATTTCCAACAGTCATTACAGAAATTTTAGGAGTTTTATGTTCAACTTCTTTAGAAGCAGAACATGAAACACAAATAAAACAAATACTTAAAAATAAAACTTTCATAATGCTTATTCCTTTTTAAACAATGATTTTTAGCATTATATATCTTAATTGCATAAATTAGGTACAAGATACAATGAATAAGAGATAACAGTAGATATGCTTTTTGGGTTTAAATGGAGTTCATTTAAATTATTCTTTTATAACATGTAGATAATTGATATATTTATTATTAAAATAAGACTGGAGAGGGTTTTATGTTAAAATCTATTCTTAAACGTATTTACAATAAATACAACAAGCTCAAGCATATTATTTCCATTATAGGTTACGTTATTTGTATACTTGTATTTAGTTATATAGATGAGTGTGATTTATTTAATTTAGATAAGTATGATTTAGTTAATGTTACACCCTAAGTTAATAAGCAAAGTAATATAAGTAAAATTTTATAGAGTTTAAATCATACAGTGTTAAACAAAGTTAAACAAAAATAAAGAAAATGGAGGGTGTATTATGAATGTAAATATTTAACATAATTATTTTTTGATATAGTTTTAAATTACTTTAAGATAATTGAATTGTTGCTTTTTAAAATTTTTGCAAGGGTTTAGTTGTTTATGTAATTTAGTTAATTAGTCGCTTTTTATTGATAAAATTATTAAATTCGGGTTGCTTAAAGCTTAAGATGTTCGTAGCACATAAAACCCTTGCTAAGGGTTTATTTTTTATAGCTTTAAGTGACCCCTTTTTTAAATTTAACCTTGATATACCGCTTTTGATATACTGTAAACTTGTGATAATCTTTATATAAGAACTACTTGAGTTTATGAATATCGCTAAAATAATCGTATCTTATAATATATACAACTACCTCTCGTCTTCATGATTGAGATGTAGTTGTATGTTAAGGATACAACCTACATCTATTAATTGAACTGTAAATAACATCATCACTATTGCAAAGTAAGTTCTGTTCTTCATGAAAAGCACACACAATCTCTTAAGACAACAATTATTAACAACATCATTAATAATGTCTAAATTAGTGAAGTAATTAAAAGTTCCCTTGTTATCAACAGTGTTTATTATCTTTTTATTCATTTTCAAACTCCTTATTTATGATAATAATATATATATAACAAAAACAAAGTTTAACAACTTTTTAACAAAAAAAATAATAAATCTTTACTAGTAAATACTAATAAAGATTTATGTGTAGGTTATAAAATTGAGGATTGAATTATTATTTATTACTTCTTAATTCTTCAAATTCTTGTATAATTTCTTCAAGCCACTCTTTTTTACTACAATAAATCTTTTCTAATAAAAAACTTGCAAGCTTAATATGTTCTTTAAAGTATGCATAGCATACTTCACTTTTAAGTTGAAACCTCAAGGGCTTGATTGGATTTTGTTTTGATGGTTTTATTGCGTTTTTATTATTTCTAATCACTTCAAGGCATTGATTAATTCCATTTTGAATAATATCTTGTTCTTCTATTAATCCAGTCTCCATGGCGTCTGCAAGCTTTAAATGAGCATAAATTTGTGTTTTAGAAAAATTATAATCTAATATAAATTGATTGAAACTTTTATAACCATCATATTTATAATATTTATTATCCCTTATTTCTTTTAAGTTTCTAATGTTTTCTAATTTGAAAAATATCTGTTTTTTTAAATTATTTTTAATATTTTGTTTTAATTCCTCATAACGAGTTAAATGTTCCTTATCAGATATAACCATTAACTTATCATCGTTAAGCCCTCTACTATTTAAGGTAATATTTTTCACATATGCTCCTTGTATTATTATAAAAGTAGTTCGTTAACGAACTACTTTTATTTTATTTATAAAGTTGATTAAGGATTGTTCATACTCTTTTATATAATCTTTACTTAAATCAAAACCAGTATTGTTTGCTATTCTTTTATTTAAGTCCTCACGCTCGTGCACAGTTCCTAAAAAGTTTTCATCATGTTTAATATGTTCTAATAATTCCTTGTGAGAATTATTATTTTTAAACCTTGTTGAGAGTAAAAAAATAGACATATTTTTTATTCTTAGTTCCCTTACATAATATTTTAATAGTTCTAGACTCTCAACAGCCCATTTTTCTGCTGTCATGGGTACTATGCAATAGTTACTGCATATTAAAGCATTCCCTAAAGTAGCATCCAAACTTGGATTTGTATCTAGAATTACATAGTCATACTGTATATTTAAATCAAGTAAAAATTCCTTTAATATACGTTCCTTTAATGGCAAATTTTCTCTAACAAATTTATGCAATTCTATATAACTGCCTAAAAAATCTAAATTATCGTTAATGTTTACAATAGCATTATTAATATTTAAGGACGCTATTAAAACCTTATAGATATTAGTTTGTGTAATATCTATATTCTGTTCTTTTAATTTATCATAGTAATAACTTGTACAACTAGCTTGAGTATCTAAATCAATTAATAATACTTCATGATCTCTTGACAATAGAGTAGAAAATACTAAACTACTAGTACTCTTTCCAACCCCGCCTTTTGCACTTGCAATAGTGATCACTTTAGTTTTTTTGATATCCATTTGGTTATCAAACCTCCATATGGTAACTTTTGATTGTAAAATTCATGTATTTCCTTTTCTAGTCTTATAAGTGCTTCTAGTAAAGTTTGACAATACTTTGTTTCAAGTCTGTCTTTTCTAATTAAAAGACGAATACCGTTAACCAAACAAAATACACTTCCCGTTTTAAATCTAAATTCAACATAATATGCTTTATATATATTGATTGTCTTGTTCTCTTTTGTAACTTCATGAATATATGGAAGTCCTACAGGCTTTTTTCTTCTCTTAAAACCATAAAACATTCCTAAAAACTTATCACCAGCCTTTAAAGAAAATAAATGAAAGCTCTCTTTTTTATCTTGATCAAGTAAATCCCTAAGTGATATATAAAATATATCATTTTTTCTTTTTTTGATTCCAAAACCATGAAATGAATCAAACATTTTAGTGTAGTACAGTTTTCTATTATTCTCATCTGTTTCTATACTTGTAAATACACCTTTATTATCACTTGTGTTACTAACTTGTGTTACTTCATTTAGACTTATTTCAAGACGTTTTTGTTTTAATCTATCCTCTAGTGTGTTTGCCAT harbors:
- a CDS encoding BMP family lipoprotein; protein product: MSIMKVLFLSICFICVSCSASKEVEHKTPKISVMTVGNFEDKGFSEYALRGANKAGKELGIEVVPKESKTETYLADLEALKDNGSNFIWLLGYQLSAPSITVALENPDIKYAIIDGVYDKSDSIPDNLVSVSFRFEEGAFLVGFIASRVSKTGKLGFIGAMSSEVIDSFRYGYEAGAKYANKHININSDYVGSYNDAEAAKTMTNKMYNDGIDIVLVVAGPSKLGVFEAAKERGEGYYAIGSNLGDFDVAPDNIIVCAIASADKSIHFLTSNYFKKNIFEGGRIINYGLKEGFVEYIKNPKNLEIISLDLEKEVGNITEKIINGDIIVPATEKDYHKYLVSMR
- a CDS encoding chromosome replication/partitioning protein, producing the protein MKNITLNSRGLNDDKLMVISDKEHLTRYEELKQNIKNNLKKQIFFKLENIRNLKEIRDNKYYKYDGYKSFNQFILDYNFSKTQIYAHLKLADAMETGLIEEQDIIQNGINQCLEVIRNNKNAIKPSKQNPIKPLRFQLKSEVCYAYFKEHIKLASFLLEKIYCSKKEWLEEIIQEFEELRSNK
- a CDS encoding ParA family protein; this encodes MDIKKTKVITIASAKGGVGKSTSSLVFSTLLSRDHEVLLIDLDTQASCTSYYYDKLKEQNIDITQTNIYKVLIASLNINNAIVNINDNLDFLGSYIELHKFVRENLPLKERILKEFLLDLNIQYDYVILDTNPSLDATLGNALICSNYCIVPMTAEKWAVESLELLKYYVRELRIKNMSIFLLSTRFKNNNSHKELLEHIKHDENFLGTVHEREDLNKRIANNTGFDLSKDYIKEYEQSLINFINKIKVVR
- a CDS encoding DUF226 domain-containing protein, whose amino-acid sequence is MEFLHINAIEYRKGEYMYMANTLEDRLKQKRLEISLNEVTQVSNTSDNKGVFTSIETDENNRKLYYTKMFDSFHGFGIKKRKNDIFYISLRDLLDQDKKESFHLFSLKAGDKFLGMFYGFKRRKKPVGLPYIHEVTKENKTINIYKAYYVEFRFKTGSVFCLVNGIRLLIRKDRLETKYCQTLLEALIRLEKEIHEFYNQKLPYGGLITKWISKKLK